The genomic segment ACCGTGGCCACCCTGGTAGAGAAGGCGACGCAGCTACGGTCCGATCCGCTCACCGACGACGAGCGGGCATTGCACCGGCCCGACCTCCCTTTCGCCGCACTGCAAGACGCCGCGATCACGTGGTCGTCGGATCCCGCCGGGCCACCGGTCATGGCTCGACCAGCGCTGAGCGTTGCCCATATCGCTTTGGCGCCCTTCGGACCCGGTGGCGGCACCAAACCAGGACGGCGAGTCGACGCCGACAACGGCTCCGCCTTTTCCGCCGACGAACTTTTTCGCAAGGCCCAAGCAGTCCAGGCCCCGCACCTCAGTGACGATTCGCCGGTCGTCGGCGTTGGAATCTACCGCTCGGGCTTGTTACGGGGACTACCCGAGTTCTATCTATGGGGATCCGTCAGTCGATTGCACTAAACGCTTGCAGCACATGGCAATCGCTAAGTTCAGACACAGGTAAGCGGATTAGCGTGGCGGTGTGACTGACCGCCGAGAACGCGCAATGTCCTTCGGATCGATCGCCGAAGACTACGACGGGCTGCGGCCCCAGGCCCCGCAGGAAGCGGTGGACTGGCTGGTGCCGCCCGGTTGCGGGGTTGCCGTCGACGTCGGGGCGGGTACCGGACTATTCAGCCGCACCCTGGTGGACAAGGCGGCAGACGTCATCGCGGTGGAGCCCGACGCGCGAATGCGCAAGGTGCTGACCGAGCGGTCTCCGGAAATCCGTGCGCTCGAGGGGCGCGGCGAATCGATCCCGCTTCCGGACGCCGCCGCGGACGCGGTGTTCGTTTCGTCGGCGTGGCACTGGATGGATCACGGACGGGCCCTGCCCGAGATTGGTCGGGTGCTGCGTGACGGCGGTCGCTTCGGCCTGATCTGGACCAGCCGCGACCGCGAGGTCGACTGGGTGCGTGACCTCGGCCGGCTGCCCGGCCAGGACCTCGAAGAAGTCCGATCGGTCGATCGCTTCCGGCAGCGTCTGCACTTCGAGCTTCCCGAGCCGCAGATCTTTCACAACATCGAGCGCGAAATCTTCCCGTTCGTGCGGACGATGACGCTCGAGGACGCCGTCGCGATGCTGGCGACTTACAGCCGCGCGATCATCGCCTCCCCGGAGGACCGCACCCAGACGCTCGACGCAGCGCGCTCGGCGATGCAGGCACGCTTTCCCGGTGCCGACGCGATCGATATCCCGATGCGCGCATGGTGTTGGCGCGCCGACCGCATTTCGCGCGGTACCGAGCAGTGAAGGTGCACCGCGATTCTTATACGTCACCACCGGGGTGTGGCCGTTCACCAACGCGATATCGCATGCGCTACCAAAACCTGCTCCAGTTTGCTAGCGGAGCACGTTACGCTGAGCCGGCACCACTCCACCGATGCCCCCTGAGGTCGGAATAGGCACCACAACTGAAGATCCGGGATCCGCAATGAAATTTGTGCTCGCAAGTTATGGAACTCGGGGGGATATCGAGCCGTCAGTCGCTGTCGGCCGCGAGCTGCTGCGCCGAGGGCACGACGTGCAGATGGCCGTCTCGCCGGATCTCGTTGACTTCGCCGAGGCCGCCGGGCTTTCCGCGGTCGGCTATGGGCTCGACACCCAGGAATGGCTGGATACCTACCGCGACTTCTGGGCGTCCGCCTTCCACAATGCATGGAAAGTCCCCGCTCTGATCGGGATGTGGCGCGAACTTCGCGATTCCGTCATCCGCAGCTGGGTGCAGATGAGCGAGACGCTGACACCGCTGGCCGACGGGGCCGACGTGCTGTTCACTGGCGAGAGCTTCATGGAAACCGCGGCCAACGTCGCGGAGTACTACGACCTGCCGCTGGCCACTCTGCACTACCTCCCGATCCGGTCCAACGGCCAGCTCGTCCCGATCGTGCCCCCGCCAGTGGCGCGCTCGGCCATGAGCGTGTCCAACTGGGTCACGTGGCGGATGACGAAACACCTCGAGGATGCGCAGCGCCGTGAATTGGGCCTGCCCAAGGCAACTCGTCCCGCCTCGCGACGCATCACCGACCGTGGATCGCTGGAAATCCAGGCCTACGACGACGCTTGTTTTCCGGGCCTGGAAGCCGAATGGGCGAAATGGAAGGGGCAGCGACCCTTCGTCGGCGCGCTGACATTGGAATTGATGACCGATGCCGACGAGGAAGTCGCGTCGTGGATCGCCGCCGGAACGTCGCCGATCTGCTTCGGCTTCGGCAGCATGCGCGTCGAATCTCCGGCCGAGACGGTCGAAATGATCAGCGCGGCATGCGCGGAACTCGGTGAGCGGGCGTTGATGTGCTCCGGGTGGAGCGACTTCGGCGACGTGCCGCATTTCGACAACGTCAAGGTGGTCGGCGAAGTCAACTATGCGGCAATCTTTCCCGCTTGCCGAGCGGTAGTGCACCACGGCGGCACGGGCACCACGGCCGCGGGTCTGCGCGCAGGAGTTCCCACGTTGGTCCTGTCGATGGACCTCGTTCAGACGATCTGGGGAACTCAGATCACCCGCCTGAAGGTCGGTGCCGCCCGGCGGTTTGCGAACACGACCCGCGAATCGTTGGTCGCCGATCTGCGCAAGATCCTCAGCCCGGAGTGCGTGACCCGAGCCCGCGAATTCGCGACTCGGATGAGCAAACCCGATGCGAGCGTTGCCACCGCGGCCGATCTCCTCGAGGGACTTGCCGGCCCGGAGCGGACCGCCGGGCGCGTGGTCAGCCCAGTTCTGCGCTCAGGTAGCTGATGGTGCGCCGAAACTCGGCCAGCAGTTCGTGATCCGGCAGCTCGAATCCGTTTTCGGCGTAAAGGTCTTCGGTGAGGTGCCGGGTGACACTCCAGCCGGTTCCCGCCAGGTGCTCGCCGGCTTGACGGCGCTCACCGACCCACACCAAATCGGCGACGTCGAAATCGAGTCCGTGCTTTTGCCAACCGCTGCGTAACGCCCGCGCACGCTCGTCGGTGAACACGCGCATGTCGGCGATGTTCTCGGTGGCCAGCCGGCTGCCGGGGGCGCTGAGTGCGGTGATGTTGTCCAGCAGCCGGTCCTGGGCATCCGGTGGCAGATAGGGCAGCAGGCCCTCAGCGATCCACGCTGTCGGGGCCGCGGTGTCAAAGAAGTTGTCGCGCAAGGCGCTAGGCCAGTCATCGCGCAGGTCGACGCCCACCGCTCGGCGCTCGGCGGTCGGTTCGGCGCCGATCTGAGCCAACGTGGTGCCCTTGAACAAAATCACCTCCGGCTGGTCCACCTCGAAGACCACCGTGCCCGCCGGCCACGGCAACCGGTAGGCCCGGGCGTCGAGCCCAGCCGCCAAGATGACGGCCTGACGGATCCCACTCGCGGCTGCTGCAAGAAAGAAGTTATCGAAAAACCTTGTGCGCACGGCCATCTGCTCGCAGCGCTGCTGTGCGGTCAGGGGCACGTCCTCGTCGTCCAGCGGAATATCGCCGTCGAGCATGCGGGTGAAGAACGGGTGCCCCACCGCCCGCACCAACGGCTCGGCGAACCGATCGTCGAGCAGCGGATCCGGTCCACGTGATGCCAGCGCGCGAGATGCGGCCACCATCGTCGCCGTCGCTCCCACACTGGACGCGAGATCCCAACTGTCCCCTTCGGTGCGCGCTGCGTGATCCGATGACACCGTTACCCCATCCTGAAACCGGCCCAGAGAGCAGAAGATCGATAGCAGCCACCATAACTCGGGCCGTGTCGCCATGATCCGTTGGTAGCGAACCGACAAGAAACGACAAAGATCGCCACACACGTCGCACGCGACACTAAAGTGCTCTGCGTGAGTAGGAACGTGTTAGCCATCGGCCGGAGCCGCTGGATGGCGATCGCGGCCTCGCTCGTCGTTTCTGCCGGCATGATTTACGCCCAGGGAACGAAGTCCCCGAGCTACGTCGAACCCCCGACCGCAACCCCGACGGTAACCGCCGCCCCGCCCCCGAAAGACCCGGCGACGGGACTCGGCCCGCACGTCGCCACTCCCGCGGAGGCCGAAGCACTGGCGGCCCTGGCCGTGACCGCGCCTACCGGGGCGCAGAGCTTCCAATTCCCGTTACCCGCCGGCGTCGCGTCCGAGGACCGGTTGCAGGTCAAGACAATCTGGGCGGCTCGCGTCATCAGCGTGTTGTTCCCGCAGATCAAGACCATCTACGGGTACCGGCAAGATCCGTTGCCGTGGCACCCCAACGGGTTGGCGATCGACGTGATGATCCCGGACCATGGCAGCCCCGAAGGCATCGAACTCGGCAATCAGATCGCCGGATATGCACTGGCGAATGCGAAGCGCTGGGGCATCAACCACGTGATCTGGCGGCAGAAGATCTACCCGGGCCCCAATTCAGGGGCCTGGACAGCCGACCTTGGTTCCGAAACCGCCAACCATTACGACCACGTCCATATCGCCACTGGCGGGGGCGGATATCCCAAGGGCAACGAGGTCTACTACATCGCGTCCATGACGCCTGCGCCGCAGGAGTAAAGGCATTAGCTAGCGCGCCGGGTTGAGACAGCCGCGAATTGGGTGCGGCACCTTTACTCGATCTTGACCAGGTATTGAATTCGGCCACCGACGATGGCTGACGTGAGTACCCTTTCTTCGGTGGAACTGGGGGTTTTGGGACCTCTCCAGGTCCGGCAGGACGGAACGCCCGTCGCTATTCCGGGCGCCAAGCCGCGCGCCATCCTGACGATGCTCGGACTGCACGACGGATCGGTTGTGCCCGCCGACGCATTGATCAAGTTGCTGTGGGGTGACGATCCACCGCGCACCGCCGCGAAGGCCCTGCAAACCCATATCTCCGCGCTGCGCCGCGCGCTTGGCGACGGCTTCGTGGTCACCGAGGGAGCGGGCTGGCGGCTCGACGGCGCCGACGTGGATGCGTCGCGCTACAAATCGGCGGCCAAGACGGGACGCGATGCCGCTGCCGTCGGCGACACCAGCCAAGCGGTGATGTGCTTGGAGGACGCGCTCGTCCTCTGGCGCGGAATCCCCGAACTGCCCGACGGCCAGCGGGGTGTCTCCGAGAAGACGCGCTGGATCGAAAGCCACGCCGCACTCGTCGAGGATCGGGCGGACGCGCTGCTGGCCGCCGGCCGCGCCGCGGAGGTCATCGGCGACCTCGAGGCGGCCGTCGCCGAGGCGCCACTGCGTGAAAGACGATGGGGCCAGCTGATGCTCGCCCTGTACCGGGCCGGCCGGCAAGGTGACGCCCTCGGGGCCTATCAACGGGTGCGGTCGCTGCTCGCCGACGAACTGGGCGTCGATCCCGGTCCGGAGCTTCGACGCCTCGAAACCGCGATCGTTGGTCAGGATTCGTCGCTGGACGTTGCTGTGACCCAGCATCTTCCGTCGGTGACCCGTGCTGTGACCTTCCTGCTCACCGATATCGAGGGATCGACCGCTGCCTGGGAGGCCGACGCCGACGCCATGGCGATCGCCCTCGCTCGTCACGACGAGCTGGTCGAGCAGGTCGTCACCTCACGCGGTGGTCGGCTGATCAAGACACGTGGCGAGGGCGACGCGACGTTCTCGGTGTTCGAGCGGCCGTCCGCAGCTGCCGCCGCGGCAATTGAGTTGCAAGACGCAATCACGTGCGAACCGTGGGCGTCTCGGGAGCCCATCCGCGTCCGGATGGCGCTACACACCGGTGAGGTCGAGCTTCGCGACGGCGACTACTTCGGCCGGGCGGTCAACCGGGTGGCGC from the Mycobacterium lentiflavum genome contains:
- a CDS encoding class I SAM-dependent methyltransferase gives rise to the protein MTDRRERAMSFGSIAEDYDGLRPQAPQEAVDWLVPPGCGVAVDVGAGTGLFSRTLVDKAADVIAVEPDARMRKVLTERSPEIRALEGRGESIPLPDAAADAVFVSSAWHWMDHGRALPEIGRVLRDGGRFGLIWTSRDREVDWVRDLGRLPGQDLEEVRSVDRFRQRLHFELPEPQIFHNIEREIFPFVRTMTLEDAVAMLATYSRAIIASPEDRTQTLDAARSAMQARFPGADAIDIPMRAWCWRADRISRGTEQ
- a CDS encoding glycosyltransferase, whose translation is MKFVLASYGTRGDIEPSVAVGRELLRRGHDVQMAVSPDLVDFAEAAGLSAVGYGLDTQEWLDTYRDFWASAFHNAWKVPALIGMWRELRDSVIRSWVQMSETLTPLADGADVLFTGESFMETAANVAEYYDLPLATLHYLPIRSNGQLVPIVPPPVARSAMSVSNWVTWRMTKHLEDAQRRELGLPKATRPASRRITDRGSLEIQAYDDACFPGLEAEWAKWKGQRPFVGALTLELMTDADEEVASWIAAGTSPICFGFGSMRVESPAETVEMISAACAELGERALMCSGWSDFGDVPHFDNVKVVGEVNYAAIFPACRAVVHHGGTGTTAAGLRAGVPTLVLSMDLVQTIWGTQITRLKVGAARRFANTTRESLVADLRKILSPECVTRAREFATRMSKPDASVATAADLLEGLAGPERTAGRVVSPVLRSGS
- a CDS encoding class I SAM-dependent methyltransferase, which codes for MSSDHAARTEGDSWDLASSVGATATMVAASRALASRGPDPLLDDRFAEPLVRAVGHPFFTRMLDGDIPLDDEDVPLTAQQRCEQMAVRTRFFDNFFLAAAASGIRQAVILAAGLDARAYRLPWPAGTVVFEVDQPEVILFKGTTLAQIGAEPTAERRAVGVDLRDDWPSALRDNFFDTAAPTAWIAEGLLPYLPPDAQDRLLDNITALSAPGSRLATENIADMRVFTDERARALRSGWQKHGLDFDVADLVWVGERRQAGEHLAGTGWSVTRHLTEDLYAENGFELPDHELLAEFRRTISYLSAELG
- a CDS encoding glycoside hydrolase; protein product: MAIAASLVVSAGMIYAQGTKSPSYVEPPTATPTVTAAPPPKDPATGLGPHVATPAEAEALAALAVTAPTGAQSFQFPLPAGVASEDRLQVKTIWAARVISVLFPQIKTIYGYRQDPLPWHPNGLAIDVMIPDHGSPEGIELGNQIAGYALANAKRWGINHVIWRQKIYPGPNSGAWTADLGSETANHYDHVHIATGGGGYPKGNEVYYIASMTPAPQE